A genomic window from Cryobacterium sp. SO2 includes:
- the ureG gene encoding urease accessory protein UreG: MPENTTSSFSAPARSLRIGVAGPVGTGKSSLIATVCRALAAELRLGVITNDIYTDEDARFLRSAGVLEPERIRAVETGACPHTAIRDDITVNLLAVEDLERDFNPLDVVLIESGGDNLTATFSPALVDAQIFVLDVAGGGDVARKGGPGIARADLLVVNKTDLAPYVGVDVPTMVADAETARDGRQVLALSRSDAASVETLAAWVRGLLVQHRAGTHTPQDPGPMAPHFHADEEGGPGVLHSHDETEHVHDGQPAHVHH; encoded by the coding sequence GTGCCTGAGAACACCACTTCCTCTTTCAGTGCGCCCGCGCGGTCCCTGCGCATCGGCGTGGCCGGACCGGTGGGAACGGGGAAAAGCTCCCTCATCGCCACCGTCTGCCGCGCCCTCGCCGCAGAGCTGCGCCTCGGCGTGATCACCAACGACATCTACACCGACGAGGATGCCCGCTTCCTGCGCTCCGCCGGTGTGCTCGAGCCCGAACGTATCCGCGCGGTGGAGACCGGCGCCTGCCCGCACACGGCCATCCGCGACGACATCACCGTGAACCTGCTCGCCGTGGAGGACCTGGAGCGCGACTTCAACCCGCTCGACGTGGTGCTGATCGAGTCCGGCGGCGACAACCTCACCGCCACCTTCTCGCCGGCCCTGGTGGATGCACAGATCTTCGTGCTCGACGTGGCCGGCGGGGGAGACGTGGCCCGCAAGGGCGGCCCCGGCATCGCCCGCGCCGACCTGCTCGTCGTGAACAAAACCGACCTCGCCCCCTACGTCGGGGTGGACGTTCCCACGATGGTCGCCGACGCCGAGACCGCCCGGGACGGTCGCCAGGTGCTCGCCCTGTCACGCTCCGACGCGGCCAGCGTCGAGACTCTCGCCGCATGGGTGCGCGGCTTGCTGGTGCAACACCGTGCTGGAACCCACACCCCGCAGGACCCCGGCCCGATGGCACCGCATTTCCACGCCGACGAGGAGGGTGGCCCCGGAGTGCTGCACAGCCACGACGAGACCGAGCACGTGCACGACGGCCAGCCGGCGCACGTGCACCACTAG
- a CDS encoding urease accessory protein UreD, with protein MTHIHLGKAPGRARLETRAGALVPRVIEVGPAFARVAIVAGGALLLGGDSVHVSITVGAGCTLELEDIGGTVAYDADGRGSEWVVEVTVEANALLIWHGLPFVVADGANVDRRTTITLSGAGAVACLRETIVLGRTGERGGTIDLSTTVHTTPVGGSAATDPLFVERLRVRGAEPVPGVLGRHRVLDSLLLLGARAPADAAAVSGGPTAARGSTEVLELEGPASIARSLQHEAHRSVLSPVWEDWCAHALSVHRSTSRTPVLEPR; from the coding sequence ATGACACACATCCACCTAGGCAAAGCGCCCGGTCGTGCTCGCCTGGAAACCCGGGCGGGCGCGCTGGTGCCGCGCGTCATCGAGGTGGGCCCCGCGTTCGCGCGGGTAGCCATCGTGGCCGGCGGCGCCCTACTGCTGGGCGGGGACTCGGTGCACGTGTCGATCACCGTCGGTGCCGGCTGCACCCTGGAGCTGGAGGACATCGGCGGAACCGTCGCCTATGACGCCGACGGCCGCGGCTCTGAGTGGGTGGTGGAGGTGACCGTGGAGGCGAATGCCCTGCTGATCTGGCACGGCCTGCCGTTTGTGGTCGCCGACGGTGCCAACGTGGACCGCCGCACGACGATCACCCTGAGCGGCGCCGGCGCGGTGGCCTGCCTGCGCGAAACCATCGTTCTCGGCCGCACCGGCGAACGTGGCGGCACCATCGACCTCAGCACAACCGTGCACACAACGCCGGTCGGCGGGTCGGCCGCGACCGACCCGCTCTTCGTTGAACGATTGAGGGTGCGCGGAGCGGAACCGGTTCCCGGGGTTCTCGGCCGACATCGGGTGCTCGATTCGCTGCTTCTGCTGGGCGCTCGAGCCCCGGCGGATGCCGCCGCGGTCTCGGGCGGGCCGACAGCGGCCCGAGGGTCCACCGAGGTGTTGGAGCTTGAGGGACCGGCCAGCATCGCCCGCTCGCTGCAGCATGAGGCGCACCGCTCCGTGCTGTCGCCGGTCTGGGAGGACTGGTGCGCGCACGCCCTCTCGGTTCACAGGTCGACCTCCCGCACCCCAGTTTTGGAGCCCCGATGA
- a CDS encoding HoxN/HupN/NixA family nickel/cobalt transporter codes for MIRSARPTPAASTLGITLTIAVLHLFGWGLPVVAILLGKDVLLVLGLAVTAYLLGARHAFDADHIAAIDNATRTLSGRGARTSAVGFWFALGHSTVVVGTVGLLAAGVHFLVTAIEDDSSPIRQAAGLWGVSISVLFVLAFGMVNLHSLVRLVRRRRAAAGADVGTAGGGPTGPLFRLFRPIANLVDRPGRMYPLGLLFGLGFDTAATIGLFITTGAASFQVSWALALALPLLFTAGMCLFDTLDGAFMARLYGWAAQHTGRTFRYNVVVTSLSVAAAVLVSMAGFSEILSQATSSNLALPLDTTYVGFIVVGVFAVVALVAAVTRVREPITV; via the coding sequence ATGATCAGATCAGCGCGCCCAACCCCCGCCGCCTCGACGCTCGGCATCACCCTGACCATCGCCGTCCTGCACCTGTTCGGATGGGGTCTGCCGGTCGTGGCCATCCTGCTGGGCAAGGACGTGCTGCTGGTTCTGGGCCTGGCGGTCACGGCCTACCTGCTCGGGGCGCGCCACGCGTTTGATGCCGACCATATTGCCGCGATCGACAATGCGACCCGCACGCTCAGCGGCCGCGGAGCGCGGACGAGCGCGGTCGGTTTCTGGTTTGCGCTCGGCCACTCCACCGTGGTCGTCGGCACGGTCGGCTTGCTGGCAGCGGGGGTGCATTTCCTGGTCACGGCGATCGAAGACGACTCCTCTCCCATTCGTCAGGCCGCCGGACTCTGGGGTGTCAGTATCTCGGTGCTGTTCGTGCTGGCGTTCGGCATGGTGAACCTGCACTCGCTGGTGCGGCTGGTGCGCCGCCGCCGGGCAGCCGCCGGCGCCGATGTCGGCACGGCCGGCGGGGGGCCGACAGGGCCGCTGTTCCGGCTGTTCCGCCCTATCGCCAACCTCGTCGACCGACCGGGGCGGATGTATCCACTGGGGCTGCTGTTCGGCCTCGGCTTCGACACCGCCGCCACCATCGGACTGTTCATCACGACCGGCGCCGCCTCCTTCCAGGTTTCCTGGGCCCTCGCCCTGGCCCTCCCGCTTCTCTTCACCGCCGGCATGTGCCTGTTCGACACCCTCGACGGCGCGTTCATGGCGCGCTTGTACGGATGGGCCGCCCAGCACACCGGGCGCACCTTTCGCTACAACGTCGTGGTCACCTCGCTGTCGGTCGCCGCCGCCGTGCTGGTCTCGATGGCGGGATTCTCCGAGATCCTCAGCCAGGCCACCTCGTCGAACCTCGCCCTGCCCCTCGACACCACCTACGTCGGCTTCATCGTGGTCGGTGTTTTCGCAGTCGTCGCCCTGGTAGCCGCCGTCACCCGGGTACGCGAACCGATCACGGTCTAG
- a CDS encoding FeoA family protein yields MTRANRAPASSGDSHPTGAITLDRLSVGQAGRILTVSGDQSEYGRRLVERLGALGILPGATISALRRAPLGDPVVYRVCDFDLCLRAAQAALVTVAVAAADATGSAAR; encoded by the coding sequence ATGACGAGAGCGAATCGCGCCCCAGCAAGCTCCGGTGATTCGCACCCCACCGGCGCGATCACTCTGGACAGGCTCAGCGTCGGCCAGGCCGGCCGTATCCTGACGGTCAGCGGTGACCAGAGCGAGTACGGTCGGCGACTCGTGGAACGACTTGGCGCTCTCGGCATTCTGCCCGGCGCCACCATCAGCGCGCTTCGCCGTGCCCCGCTCGGCGACCCGGTGGTGTACCGGGTCTGCGATTTCGACCTGTGCCTGCGCGCGGCCCAGGCCGCACTCGTCACCGTGGCGGTCGCCGCCGCCGATGCGACTGGGTCCGCCGCCCGATGA
- a CDS encoding ferrous iron transporter B: MTDSCHGGATTPVLSADARVLLVGSPNAGKTSIFNRLTGLNAKTGNYPGVTVGRSTGALTVDSQRFAVEDLPGTYGLTPISPDEQVVVDALSGDLPGIGRADALVLVIDATTLRRSLHLVAQVLALHLPTVIALTLTDELAGRGGSLDLVALERALGVPVIRVVAHRGLGISDLRDALPSWSTWPRPVLDAPFDGAEQSAWVESVLHSAGHRPAGPDRRTARIDAVLLHPLWGSLVFAAVMVAFFQVIFAFAAPLQDLVELLFSGLADVVTRFVPLPWLAGLLGDAVLGGVGGVVIFLPQILLMFLLVSLLEGIGYMSRAAFLMDKVMGAAGLEGRAFVALLSSFACAVPGIMATRTLPSAKDRIATMMAAPLMTCSARLPVYILLIGLLVSPHERFGPLQVQGLVMFALYVLGAVSAMVAAWVVKAVQDRDGLLMPFYMEMPPYRIPTLRSIALSMWGSAAAFLRKCGTIILVTTILLWLLLNLPLHSDAELRAAGIDPADDGAVSAYVLDTSAAAFIGRAVEPVFDPLGFDWRVNVGVLASLSARETFVATLGQIASAADPDNPAHALAAMTYTDGGHEGETVFSAPTVAALLVFFVYALQCMSTVGVMRRETGTWKWPLIAFGYMFALAWVGAWLAHGAVLLAVAAGAAP, from the coding sequence ATGACGGACTCCTGTCATGGCGGCGCCACGACGCCCGTACTCTCCGCCGACGCGCGGGTCTTGCTGGTCGGCAGTCCCAACGCCGGCAAGACCAGCATCTTCAACCGGCTCACCGGACTGAACGCGAAGACCGGCAACTACCCGGGGGTCACCGTCGGCCGGTCCACCGGTGCTCTCACCGTCGATTCCCAGCGCTTCGCCGTGGAAGACCTGCCCGGCACCTACGGGCTCACCCCGATCAGCCCCGACGAGCAGGTGGTCGTGGATGCGCTCAGCGGTGACCTGCCCGGCATCGGCCGGGCGGATGCGCTCGTGCTGGTGATCGATGCCACCACCCTCCGCCGATCGCTCCACCTGGTAGCCCAGGTGCTCGCCCTGCACCTGCCCACCGTGATCGCGCTCACCCTCACCGACGAACTCGCCGGCCGCGGCGGCTCGCTGGACCTGGTGGCCCTCGAACGTGCACTGGGCGTGCCCGTTATCCGGGTGGTGGCCCATCGGGGCTTGGGGATCTCGGACCTCCGCGATGCCCTGCCCTCCTGGTCGACGTGGCCGCGGCCGGTTCTGGACGCCCCGTTCGACGGTGCGGAGCAGAGCGCCTGGGTGGAATCGGTGCTGCACTCAGCCGGGCACCGACCGGCCGGCCCCGACCGGCGAACGGCCCGGATCGACGCCGTGCTGCTGCATCCGCTCTGGGGCTCGCTGGTCTTCGCCGCGGTGATGGTCGCCTTCTTCCAGGTGATCTTCGCGTTCGCCGCGCCCCTGCAAGACCTGGTGGAACTGCTGTTCTCCGGCCTGGCCGATGTCGTGACCCGATTTGTTCCGTTGCCCTGGCTGGCCGGCCTCCTCGGCGACGCCGTGCTCGGTGGTGTCGGCGGAGTCGTGATCTTCCTGCCGCAGATCCTGCTGATGTTCCTGCTGGTGTCCCTGCTCGAGGGCATCGGCTACATGTCGCGGGCCGCGTTCCTGATGGACAAGGTGATGGGAGCCGCCGGGCTGGAAGGCCGGGCCTTCGTGGCGTTGCTCTCCTCGTTCGCCTGTGCGGTGCCCGGCATCATGGCGACCCGCACCCTGCCCTCGGCCAAGGACCGGATCGCGACGATGATGGCCGCGCCGCTGATGACCTGCTCGGCCCGGCTGCCGGTCTATATCCTGCTCATCGGGCTGCTGGTCAGCCCGCACGAACGGTTCGGCCCGCTGCAGGTGCAGGGTCTGGTCATGTTCGCGCTGTATGTGCTGGGAGCGGTGTCGGCCATGGTGGCCGCATGGGTGGTGAAGGCCGTGCAGGACCGCGATGGCCTGCTGATGCCGTTCTACATGGAGATGCCGCCGTACCGGATTCCCACCTTGCGGTCGATCGCCCTGTCGATGTGGGGATCGGCCGCCGCGTTCCTGCGGAAATGCGGCACCATCATCCTGGTCACGACGATTCTGCTGTGGCTGCTGCTCAACCTGCCGCTGCACTCCGACGCGGAGCTGCGCGCGGCGGGCATCGACCCCGCCGACGATGGCGCCGTCTCCGCGTACGTGCTCGACACCAGTGCCGCGGCCTTCATCGGCCGAGCCGTCGAGCCGGTCTTCGATCCGCTCGGCTTCGACTGGCGGGTGAACGTGGGGGTGCTCGCGTCGCTCTCGGCGCGGGAGACCTTCGTGGCAACGCTGGGCCAGATCGCCTCGGCCGCCGACCCGGACAATCCGGCGCACGCCTTGGCGGCGATGACCTACACCGACGGTGGACACGAGGGGGAGACCGTGTTCAGTGCTCCGACGGTGGCAGCGCTGTTGGTCTTCTTCGTCTACGCGTTGCAGTGCATGTCGACAGTCGGGGTGATGCGGCGCGAGACCGGCACCTGGAAGTGGCCGTTGATCGCGTTCGGGTACATGTTCGCGTTGGCCTGGGTGGGTGCGTGGCTGGCTCATGGCGCGGTCCTGCTGGCGGTGGCTGCCGGCGCCGCACCGTGA
- a CDS encoding NifU family protein — protein sequence MIPTHPEAVVGQPDTLRWVLPAGILAVGEVRAAPGALGTLLRTGVVRRMRVDRTGVLIRLEPDASWPAQGAAVRAALHSALEQPGAWTLASCAPPRSADDRLHEAAEAVLAGAAGDFIRSHGGTVELILARDDVATVRLRGACAGCPAVGFTLQARVERDLRLLYPELRAVRAG from the coding sequence GTGATCCCCACCCATCCGGAGGCCGTCGTCGGCCAGCCGGACACTCTGCGGTGGGTGCTTCCCGCCGGGATCCTGGCCGTGGGGGAGGTGCGCGCCGCCCCGGGCGCCCTCGGCACCCTGCTTCGCACAGGCGTCGTGCGCCGGATGCGGGTCGACCGCACCGGCGTGCTCATCAGGCTCGAGCCGGATGCGTCCTGGCCGGCCCAGGGCGCAGCCGTGCGCGCCGCCCTGCACTCGGCCCTCGAGCAGCCCGGGGCGTGGACGCTGGCATCCTGTGCGCCACCTCGCTCGGCCGACGACAGGCTGCACGAGGCCGCCGAGGCCGTGCTCGCCGGCGCGGCCGGCGACTTCATCCGCTCGCACGGCGGCACGGTCGAGCTGATTCTGGCCAGGGATGACGTGGCCACCGTGCGGCTGCGTGGCGCCTGTGCGGGGTGCCCCGCGGTGGGTTTCACGCTGCAGGCCCGGGTTGAGCGCGACCTGCGACTGCTCTACCCCGAGCTGCGGGCGGTGCGGGCCGGCTGA
- a CDS encoding metalloregulator ArsR/SmtB family transcription factor — protein MVVLELSDQDVNRLFRALADATRRDIVRRTLVTGVTVSQLADSYAMSFAAVQKHVSVLEEARLVTKEPRGRERMVRGNPDRIREAQRLLDSFEELWRSRIDRLDILLAEDDTPASPDI, from the coding sequence ATGGTTGTATTAGAGCTTTCAGATCAGGACGTCAACCGCCTCTTCCGTGCCCTCGCGGACGCGACCAGGCGCGATATCGTGCGCCGCACGCTGGTTACCGGGGTCACGGTGTCGCAGTTGGCGGACTCCTACGCGATGTCGTTCGCGGCCGTGCAGAAACACGTTTCAGTTTTGGAGGAGGCGAGGCTCGTGACTAAGGAGCCACGTGGTCGTGAGCGGATGGTGCGGGGAAACCCCGACCGTATCCGCGAGGCACAGCGCCTGCTCGACAGCTTCGAAGAACTCTGGCGTTCGCGCATCGACCGGCTGGACATTCTGCTGGCCGAAGACGACACACCTGCTTCACCCGACATCTAA
- a CDS encoding SRPBCC family protein: MPVTSVEKDLDQLTITIDADFTVPLRRLWDAYTDPRQIERFWGPPTYPAKFLRHDAVTGGRSVYAMTGPENDVHYGCWDWTKADAPHSFEVIDRFADAAGVPNPDLPATRMDFAFEETTSGSHLRTTSHFDSLEQMQQLIEMGMLEGTRQAMAQIDQVLADLASFATERAAEAQILSDTQVRVARVIRGTVEQVWRAHNDAALMKRWLLGPDGWSMPVCEIAANVGDSYRYEWQRDGGEERFGFTGELLESEEPYRAVTTEAMIGMDFPATLNELTLTEVEGGTLLALVITYANAEQRDAVLATGMTGGMETSYQRLEGLLQPTLA; this comes from the coding sequence ATGCCTGTCACCTCCGTCGAGAAAGACCTCGACCAGCTCACCATTACGATCGACGCCGACTTCACGGTGCCCCTGCGGCGGCTCTGGGATGCCTACACCGACCCGCGCCAGATTGAACGGTTCTGGGGTCCGCCCACCTACCCGGCGAAGTTCCTCCGGCACGACGCTGTCACCGGCGGCCGGAGCGTGTACGCGATGACCGGCCCGGAGAATGATGTGCACTACGGCTGCTGGGATTGGACGAAAGCGGACGCTCCGCACTCCTTCGAAGTGATCGACAGGTTCGCGGACGCGGCGGGCGTGCCGAATCCCGACCTTCCGGCTACCCGCATGGACTTCGCTTTCGAGGAGACCACGAGTGGCAGCCACCTGCGGACGACCTCGCACTTCGACTCCCTCGAGCAGATGCAGCAGCTCATCGAGATGGGAATGCTCGAGGGCACTCGCCAGGCCATGGCTCAGATCGACCAGGTGCTGGCGGATCTGGCCTCCTTCGCCACCGAGCGCGCGGCGGAGGCCCAGATCCTCAGCGATACCCAGGTGCGGGTGGCCCGCGTCATCCGCGGCACCGTCGAGCAGGTGTGGCGGGCCCACAACGATGCCGCCCTGATGAAGCGCTGGCTGCTCGGGCCGGACGGCTGGTCGATGCCCGTCTGCGAGATCGCCGCCAACGTCGGTGACAGCTATCGCTATGAGTGGCAGCGGGATGGCGGCGAAGAGCGATTCGGCTTCACCGGCGAACTACTCGAGTCGGAGGAGCCGTACCGGGCGGTCACAACCGAGGCGATGATCGGGATGGACTTCCCGGCCACGCTCAACGAGCTCACCCTCACCGAAGTGGAGGGCGGCACCCTGCTCGCACTCGTGATCACCTACGCAAACGCCGAGCAGCGTGACGCCGTGCTGGCGACCGGCATGACCGGCGGCATGGAGACGAGCTACCAGCGCCTCGAGGGACTCTTGCAGCCCACTCTGGCTTAG
- a CDS encoding alpha/beta hydrolase → MPESTPTIVLVHGAWADASSWNAVIAPLQAEGFTVLAPPNELRGLTSDAAYIASFLAQRTSGPVVLVGHSYGGAVITNAGANGGDVKALVYVDAFIPDEGETVVSILDGSGSALAVADPTTVLDVAGYPGAPEGAAEAFLKPDTVHTAFAQDLPEADRWTIVATQRPASFVANVTPSGPPAWKTIPTWAVLGTEDKVIPIGTQRKMAERANATITEVQASHVSMVSHPEATLAAIHAAVEAVDESVAPAGVEAGRAR, encoded by the coding sequence ATGCCAGAAAGCACACCGACCATCGTCCTCGTTCACGGCGCCTGGGCCGACGCGTCCAGCTGGAATGCCGTGATCGCACCCCTGCAAGCCGAGGGGTTCACCGTCTTGGCCCCGCCCAATGAGCTGCGCGGGCTGACCTCGGATGCGGCGTACATCGCGTCCTTCCTCGCCCAGCGCACCAGCGGACCAGTGGTGCTCGTCGGGCACTCCTACGGCGGCGCGGTGATCACCAACGCCGGCGCCAACGGCGGCGACGTGAAGGCGCTCGTCTACGTCGACGCGTTCATTCCCGACGAGGGTGAGACGGTTGTCTCAATCCTCGACGGGTCCGGTTCTGCACTCGCGGTCGCCGACCCGACGACGGTGCTCGATGTAGCGGGCTACCCCGGAGCCCCGGAAGGGGCCGCCGAGGCGTTCCTCAAGCCCGACACCGTGCACACAGCTTTTGCTCAAGACCTGCCGGAAGCTGATCGATGGACGATCGTGGCCACCCAGCGCCCGGCCTCGTTCGTCGCCAACGTGACCCCGTCGGGGCCTCCGGCCTGGAAGACGATCCCCACCTGGGCGGTGCTGGGCACCGAAGACAAAGTGATTCCGATCGGCACACAACGCAAGATGGCCGAGCGCGCCAACGCGACGATCACCGAAGTGCAGGCGTCCCACGTCTCGATGGTGTCGCATCCGGAGGCCACGCTCGCTGCCATCCACGCAGCGGTAGAGGCGGTAGATGAGAGCGTTGCTCCGGCCGGAGTTGAGGCCGGCCGGGCACGCTAG
- a CDS encoding MFS transporter translates to MSRADEAPAASHAQTAAPAGGARTFAQVLVNTAVANVTTSFLWFALTFWVYLETRSVLATGIIGGAYMLLVAVFSMAFGTIVDRHRKHLVMVFAGAVTLIAFSIGGGLYLVFPESTLLDLGGPWFWLFSGIILFGAVIENMRNIALSTVVTLLIPTERHANANGLVGTVQGLAFMVTSVFSGLAIGLLGMGWTLLIAIVLSAAALAHLLFLRIPEAQPQQDGERRPLVDLRGSITAVRAATGLFALIIFSTFNNFIGGVYMALMDPYGLELFPVEVWGIVLGVTSTGFIIGGLLIAKFGLGRNPIRTMLLLVILMGVLGALFTIREWWWLYAAGIWVYMMLIPAVEASEQTVIQKVVPFREQGRVFGFAAAFESAAAPITAFLIAPIAEFIIIPFMNSDAGRSDLGWLLGDGQARGIALVFLIAGILMVLAAVAAFFTKSYRRISAQYLDQAESVPVDGAPDSTAEAQLRH, encoded by the coding sequence ATGAGCAGAGCCGACGAGGCCCCAGCCGCATCCCACGCCCAGACCGCAGCACCGGCAGGGGGCGCGCGCACCTTTGCGCAGGTGCTGGTGAACACGGCGGTCGCCAACGTCACCACGAGCTTCCTCTGGTTCGCGCTCACCTTCTGGGTTTACCTGGAGACGCGGTCGGTGCTCGCCACCGGCATCATCGGCGGCGCATACATGCTGCTCGTCGCCGTGTTCTCGATGGCGTTCGGCACGATCGTGGACCGGCATCGCAAGCACCTGGTGATGGTGTTCGCGGGCGCGGTCACGCTGATCGCCTTCAGCATCGGCGGCGGGTTGTATCTGGTGTTCCCCGAGTCCACCCTGCTCGACCTGGGTGGGCCCTGGTTCTGGCTGTTCAGCGGCATCATCCTCTTCGGTGCGGTGATCGAGAACATGCGCAACATCGCCCTGTCCACGGTCGTCACGCTGCTGATCCCCACCGAACGGCACGCGAACGCGAACGGGCTCGTCGGCACGGTGCAGGGGCTCGCCTTCATGGTGACGAGCGTCTTCAGTGGGCTCGCGATCGGGTTGCTCGGCATGGGCTGGACGCTCCTGATCGCCATAGTTCTGTCGGCGGCGGCCCTCGCTCACCTATTGTTCCTGCGCATCCCCGAGGCACAACCGCAGCAGGATGGCGAGCGGCGGCCACTCGTCGACCTCCGGGGCAGCATCACCGCCGTGCGGGCGGCCACCGGGCTCTTCGCGCTCATCATCTTCTCCACGTTCAACAACTTCATCGGCGGCGTCTACATGGCGCTGATGGACCCGTACGGCCTCGAGCTCTTCCCCGTCGAGGTGTGGGGAATCGTGCTCGGGGTGACGTCGACCGGGTTCATCATCGGTGGCCTGCTGATTGCGAAGTTCGGTCTCGGCCGCAACCCGATCCGCACCATGCTGCTGCTCGTCATCCTGATGGGTGTGCTCGGGGCGCTGTTCACGATCCGGGAGTGGTGGTGGCTGTACGCCGCGGGTATCTGGGTCTACATGATGCTCATCCCGGCGGTCGAGGCGTCCGAGCAGACGGTCATCCAGAAGGTGGTGCCGTTCCGCGAGCAGGGCCGGGTGTTCGGATTCGCCGCCGCGTTCGAGTCGGCGGCTGCACCAATCACCGCGTTCCTGATCGCGCCGATCGCCGAGTTCATCATCATCCCGTTCATGAACTCGGATGCCGGCCGCTCAGATCTCGGCTGGCTCCTGGGCGACGGTCAGGCACGGGGAATCGCGCTCGTGTTCCTCATCGCCGGCATCCTGATGGTGCTCGCGGCAGTCGCCGCGTTCTTCACCAAGTCCTACCGCCGCATCTCGGCGCAGTACCTCGACCAGGCCGAGTCGGTGCCGGTTGACGGCGCTCCGGATTCGACGGCCGAGGCGCAGCTGCGGCACTGA
- a CDS encoding low temperature requirement protein A, with protein MTGRDPEQTDRAATPLELLFDLTFVVAFGQAGDQLAHAIAEGHTASGIVAFVFAVAATCWAWINFSWFASAYDTDDWFYRLSTMVQMIGVVVFALGIPVFFVSIEHGGHVDNGVLVSGYVVMRVALMGQWLRAAAQDPDHRGTALRYALCVGVAQAGWIALAILNLDVAPFFLCAGVLFAVELLGPILAERHSSGSPWHPHHLAERYGLLAIITLGEGIFGTVAAVAVLVQEQGWSSEAVIVVVAGVGLTFGLWWSYFTMPSGRILARFRSRLFGWGYGHILIYGSIVAVGAGLHVSAYVIEGRSSIGVVGAILAVAVPALLFSITMFTLYTFLLRTFDPFHIALLAGTVLLLVAAILLATAGASLGVCLLVVTFSPAVVVVGFEVVGRRHQADALDRIL; from the coding sequence ATGACGGGACGGGACCCAGAGCAGACCGATCGCGCGGCGACTCCGCTGGAACTGCTCTTCGACCTCACCTTCGTCGTCGCGTTCGGCCAGGCCGGCGACCAGCTCGCCCACGCCATCGCTGAGGGTCATACGGCGTCGGGCATCGTTGCCTTCGTCTTCGCGGTGGCGGCGACGTGTTGGGCGTGGATCAACTTCTCCTGGTTCGCGTCAGCGTATGACACCGATGACTGGTTCTACCGGCTCTCGACTATGGTGCAGATGATCGGTGTGGTTGTATTCGCCCTGGGGATCCCGGTGTTCTTTGTCTCCATCGAACACGGCGGCCACGTCGATAACGGTGTGCTCGTCAGCGGCTACGTCGTGATGCGGGTCGCGCTGATGGGCCAATGGTTGCGCGCCGCCGCACAAGACCCGGACCACCGCGGGACCGCGCTGAGATATGCGCTGTGTGTGGGTGTCGCCCAGGCAGGCTGGATCGCCCTCGCTATCCTCAACCTCGACGTCGCACCGTTCTTCCTCTGCGCTGGTGTGCTCTTCGCGGTCGAGCTCCTTGGCCCTATCCTGGCCGAGCGCCACTCCTCTGGCAGCCCCTGGCACCCCCACCACTTGGCCGAGCGGTACGGGCTGCTTGCCATCATCACCCTCGGCGAGGGAATCTTCGGCACCGTCGCGGCGGTGGCGGTTCTGGTGCAGGAACAAGGCTGGAGCAGTGAGGCGGTCATCGTGGTCGTTGCCGGCGTGGGCCTCACCTTCGGGCTGTGGTGGAGCTACTTCACCATGCCCTCTGGACGGATTCTGGCCCGATTCCGGTCACGGCTGTTCGGCTGGGGCTACGGGCACATCCTCATCTACGGGTCGATCGTCGCTGTCGGTGCCGGGCTGCACGTTTCTGCCTATGTCATCGAGGGTCGCTCCAGCATCGGTGTTGTCGGGGCCATCCTGGCCGTCGCGGTCCCCGCACTCCTTTTCTCCATCACGATGTTCACTCTGTACACGTTCCTCCTGCGCACCTTCGACCCGTTCCACATCGCGCTGCTCGCCGGCACCGTACTGCTCCTGGTCGCAGCGATCCTGCTGGCGACGGCGGGTGCGTCCCTGGGCGTCTGCCTCCTCGTCGTCACGTTCTCACCCGCCGTTGTCGTAGTGGGTTTCGAGGTGGTCGGGCGCCGCCACCAGGCTGATGCGCTGGACCGGATTCTGTAG